Proteins from one Dama dama isolate Ldn47 chromosome 12, ASM3311817v1, whole genome shotgun sequence genomic window:
- the ANG gene encoding angiogenin isoform X1 encodes MESKEPLLEEMVVVLSPLFLVFMLGLGLTPVALDQDDYRYRHFLTQHYDAKPKGRDDKYCNNIMQNRGLTRPCKDTNTFIHGNKNDIKAICEDRNGEPYGGNLRISRSAFQVTTCKHSGGSSRPPCKYRATKSSRVIVIGCENGWPVHFDESFIPSR; translated from the coding sequence GAGCCTTTGTTGGAAGAGATGGTCGTGGTCCTGAGCCCCCTGTTTTTGGTCTTCATGCTGGGTCTGGGTCTGACCCCAGTGGCCCTGGATCAAGATGACTACAGATACAGACACTTCCTGACCCAGCACTACGATGCCAAACCAAAGGGCCGGGATGACAAATACTGTAATAACATCATGCAAAATCGAGGCCTGACCAGACCTTGCAAAGACACCAACACCTTTATTCATGGCAACAAGAATGACATCAAGGCCATCTGTGAAGACAGGAATGGAGAGCCTTATGGAGGCAATCTCAGAATAAGCAGGTCTGCATTCCAAGTCACCACCTGCAAGCACAGTGGAGGTTCCTCCCGGCCTCCATGCAAGTACAGAGCCACAAAATCCTCCAGAGTCATTGTTATCGGCTGTGAAAATGGCTGGCCTGTCCACTTTGATGAGTCCTTTATCCCTTCAAGATAG
- the ANG gene encoding angiogenin isoform X2, translated as MVVVLSPLFLVFMLGLGLTPVALDQDDYRYRHFLTQHYDAKPKGRDDKYCNNIMQNRGLTRPCKDTNTFIHGNKNDIKAICEDRNGEPYGGNLRISRSAFQVTTCKHSGGSSRPPCKYRATKSSRVIVIGCENGWPVHFDESFIPSR; from the coding sequence ATGGTCGTGGTCCTGAGCCCCCTGTTTTTGGTCTTCATGCTGGGTCTGGGTCTGACCCCAGTGGCCCTGGATCAAGATGACTACAGATACAGACACTTCCTGACCCAGCACTACGATGCCAAACCAAAGGGCCGGGATGACAAATACTGTAATAACATCATGCAAAATCGAGGCCTGACCAGACCTTGCAAAGACACCAACACCTTTATTCATGGCAACAAGAATGACATCAAGGCCATCTGTGAAGACAGGAATGGAGAGCCTTATGGAGGCAATCTCAGAATAAGCAGGTCTGCATTCCAAGTCACCACCTGCAAGCACAGTGGAGGTTCCTCCCGGCCTCCATGCAAGTACAGAGCCACAAAATCCTCCAGAGTCATTGTTATCGGCTGTGAAAATGGCTGGCCTGTCCACTTTGATGAGTCCTTTATCCCTTCAAGATAG